In one Mycobacterium sp. NBC_00419 genomic region, the following are encoded:
- a CDS encoding LLM class flavin-dependent oxidoreductase, with the protein MTRQLHLGGFQIASQVTHSHAAWRHPASDPAFLTPEYYHRIGRILERGKFDFLFFADLLAAPVRYGDGIAEPLRRGTQATATLDPSVVAASIAAVTTRLGLAITKSATYFHPYELARIFASLDHITRGRVAWNIVTSLTQSEAQNFGHDNHLDHEFRYERADEFVRTTLELWSSWEPDALVQDKQSGVFADPDRIRHVDHDGRYFRTRGPLNVPHSPQGRPVLIQAGSSNTGRDFAARWAEAIFEIDPTPEGRRAYYDDIKSRAVNFGRNPDTVLIFPAFIPFIGETESIAREKQAYHNELADPISGLITLSVHTDHDFSGYDLDAPVEDVQVSGTQGLFDAVRRVANRDSLTLRDVGAWYAQGVLLPQFVGTAEQVADQIEESFLAGEADGFMVSSASTPGTFNDFVDSVVPVLQRRGLFRTEYTGTTLRDHLGLGSTEESNVGRRLQAAG; encoded by the coding sequence ATGACCCGACAGCTGCACCTGGGCGGATTCCAGATCGCCTCCCAGGTCACCCACTCGCATGCCGCCTGGCGACATCCGGCCAGCGACCCGGCATTCCTGACCCCGGAGTACTACCACCGGATCGGGCGCATCCTGGAACGAGGCAAGTTCGACTTCTTGTTCTTCGCCGATCTGCTGGCCGCACCCGTGCGATACGGCGACGGCATCGCCGAGCCTCTGCGCCGTGGCACGCAGGCCACAGCCACCCTGGACCCGTCCGTCGTGGCGGCCAGCATCGCGGCCGTCACAACCCGGCTGGGTCTTGCAATCACCAAGTCCGCCACCTACTTTCACCCCTACGAATTGGCCCGCATCTTCGCCAGTCTCGACCACATCACCCGCGGACGGGTGGCGTGGAACATCGTGACGTCACTGACCCAGAGCGAGGCGCAGAACTTCGGCCACGACAACCACCTCGACCATGAGTTCCGCTACGAACGCGCCGACGAGTTCGTCCGCACCACCCTGGAACTGTGGTCGAGCTGGGAGCCCGACGCCCTGGTTCAGGACAAGCAGTCCGGGGTGTTCGCCGACCCGGACCGGATCCGGCACGTCGACCACGACGGCCGCTACTTCCGCACCCGCGGGCCGCTCAACGTCCCGCACTCACCGCAGGGCCGCCCGGTGCTGATCCAGGCCGGCTCCTCGAACACCGGCAGGGACTTCGCGGCCCGGTGGGCCGAGGCCATCTTCGAGATCGACCCGACCCCGGAGGGCAGGCGAGCCTACTACGACGACATCAAGTCGCGTGCGGTGAACTTCGGCCGCAATCCCGACACGGTCCTCATCTTCCCGGCGTTCATCCCGTTCATCGGTGAGACCGAGTCGATCGCACGGGAGAAGCAGGCCTACCACAACGAATTAGCCGATCCGATCTCCGGGCTGATCACCCTGTCGGTGCACACCGACCACGACTTCTCCGGCTACGACCTCGACGCCCCGGTCGAGGACGTCCAAGTCAGCGGAACCCAAGGGCTTTTCGACGCGGTGCGCCGGGTGGCCAACCGGGACAGCCTGACGTTGCGCGATGTCGGCGCCTGGTACGCACAGGGGGTGCTGCTGCCGCAGTTCGTCGGCACCGCCGAGCAGGTGGCCGACCAGATCGAGGAGTCGTTCCTGGCCGGCGAGGCCGACGGATTCATGGTGTCGTCCGCCTCGACACCGGGCACGTTCAACGACTTCGTCGACTCGGTGGTGCCGGTGCTGCAACGCAGGGGCCTGTTCCGCACCGAGTACACCGGGACGACGCTGCGCGACCACCTGGGGCTGGGCAGCACCGAGGAGTCCAACGTCGGGCGGCGCCTGCAGGCCGCGGGTTAG
- a CDS encoding wax ester/triacylglycerol synthase domain-containing protein produces MTEFMRNTDAFTWSMESDPRLRSTVVTVILLDRSPDWDLVRERFDIVSRNLPMFRQRVVETLPPAPPRWEWAPDFDLDFHMRRVSAPQPGTLDGVLEMARLAAMDDFDRARPMWKATLIDGLDDGGAAVLCKFHHALTDGVGGVQIAMTLFDLTEEPRTIDSIPDEPVWTSPQPLEGYRDAVRYDAGLLGKAVTETAKTVPRLVFNTIRRPLQTATAAGELAASVYRTVRPVTETGSALMKDRTLVRKLGVHEVSLPGLREAAHRSGGSLNDAFLAGVAGGLRRYHEKHGVPVGELHLTMPISLRTEDDGMGGNRIGLMRFDIPAGVADPAQRISEIRERTSKVRTEKSLPYTQLIAGALNLMPRWYIGSVLRHVDFLCSDVPGVPVQVYLGGAKVRMQYAFGPTIGSAVNVTLLTYVDTCSLGIDVDTGAIPDFEEFADCLVAGFDEVLALAD; encoded by the coding sequence ATGACTGAATTCATGCGCAACACCGACGCGTTCACCTGGTCGATGGAGTCCGACCCGCGGCTGAGATCCACCGTGGTGACGGTGATACTCCTCGACCGGTCACCGGACTGGGATCTGGTCAGGGAGCGGTTCGACATCGTCAGCCGCAACCTGCCGATGTTCCGCCAGCGGGTGGTCGAGACCCTGCCGCCGGCGCCCCCGCGATGGGAATGGGCACCGGACTTCGATCTGGACTTCCACATGCGCCGGGTATCGGCGCCCCAGCCCGGCACCCTCGACGGCGTGCTGGAGATGGCGCGGCTGGCCGCGATGGACGACTTCGACCGGGCCCGGCCGATGTGGAAAGCCACCCTGATCGACGGGCTCGACGACGGCGGGGCGGCGGTGTTGTGCAAGTTCCACCACGCGCTGACCGACGGTGTCGGCGGCGTGCAGATCGCGATGACGCTGTTCGACCTGACCGAGGAACCGCGAACCATCGACTCGATACCCGACGAGCCCGTGTGGACCTCGCCGCAGCCGCTGGAGGGTTACCGCGACGCCGTGCGCTACGACGCCGGACTTCTCGGCAAGGCTGTCACCGAGACCGCCAAGACCGTTCCCCGCTTGGTGTTCAACACGATTAGGCGTCCGCTGCAGACCGCGACCGCGGCCGGCGAGCTGGCCGCATCGGTGTACCGCACCGTGCGCCCGGTGACCGAGACCGGCTCGGCGCTGATGAAGGACCGCACCCTGGTTCGTAAACTCGGCGTCCACGAGGTGTCGCTGCCGGGGCTACGCGAAGCCGCACACCGCAGCGGCGGCTCACTGAACGACGCGTTCCTGGCCGGGGTGGCCGGCGGGTTGCGCCGCTACCACGAGAAGCACGGCGTGCCGGTGGGCGAACTACACCTGACGATGCCGATCAGCCTGCGCACCGAGGACGACGGCATGGGCGGCAACCGAATCGGGTTGATGCGCTTCGATATTCCGGCGGGGGTGGCCGACCCGGCGCAGCGGATCAGCGAGATCCGGGAGCGCACCTCGAAGGTCCGCACCGAGAAGTCGTTGCCGTACACGCAGTTGATCGCCGGCGCCCTGAACCTGATGCCGCGCTGGTACATCGGCTCGGTGCTGCGACACGTCGACTTCCTGTGCAGCGACGTGCCGGGCGTTCCGGTGCAGGTGTACCTCGGCGGGGCCAAGGTGCGCATGCAGTATGCGTTCGGCCCGACCATCGGCTCGGCGGTCAACGTGACGCTGCTGACCTACGTCGACACCTGCTCGCTGGGCATCGACGTCGACACCGGCGCGATCCCGGACTTCGAGGAGTTCGCCGACTGCCTGGTTGCGGGCTTCGACGAGGTGCTGGCGCTGGCCGACTGA
- a CDS encoding aromatic ring-hydroxylating oxygenase subunit alpha, translating to MAAAGDHPVSNHDIELTRRALRHAINKTTDMADRELRVPLHYYRDPKITEIEESQVLRRVPLAVMPSAQLPNANDFAVRSVLGDSLLVTRDGTGKSHVFLNYCRHRGAMPACGTGNASRFVCPYHAWTYKNTGELFTIPGKAGFDSMDKGDYGLVELPNEERYGFIWAVLTAGLAIDLDAHLGAVGPDLELMNYSGYGYHVEREFESQVSWKGALEAFAEGYHFPFVHGESVIGQNTLPNTGVYDEFGKHHRIGFPFNWVTNLDQDPSGSWDPHQNMGVIYWIYPNLILANSPIGVEIIDILPAGEPTRCTVRHSWMGRVPATNDEMRAVYDQVYEGVHAAVRDEDFTMLPQCGEAVRHGQHDHMIIGRNEIGVQHMIKVFAEELGVAVQ from the coding sequence ATGGCAGCTGCGGGAGATCATCCGGTCAGCAATCACGACATCGAGCTGACTCGTCGTGCGTTGCGTCACGCGATCAACAAGACCACCGACATGGCAGATCGGGAGCTGCGGGTGCCGCTGCACTACTACCGCGATCCGAAGATCACCGAAATCGAAGAGTCCCAGGTGTTGCGGCGAGTCCCACTGGCCGTGATGCCGTCGGCGCAGCTGCCCAATGCCAATGACTTCGCCGTTCGGTCCGTTCTGGGTGACTCTCTTCTCGTTACCCGCGACGGCACCGGTAAGAGCCACGTCTTCCTCAATTACTGCCGGCACCGCGGTGCCATGCCGGCCTGCGGCACAGGCAATGCTTCTCGGTTCGTATGCCCCTATCACGCATGGACCTACAAGAACACCGGCGAACTGTTCACCATCCCGGGTAAGGCCGGCTTCGATTCGATGGACAAGGGCGACTATGGACTCGTTGAGCTACCCAATGAGGAACGCTATGGGTTCATCTGGGCGGTTCTCACAGCTGGCCTTGCGATCGACCTCGACGCTCATCTCGGCGCTGTCGGGCCCGATCTGGAATTGATGAACTACAGCGGATACGGCTATCACGTGGAGAGGGAGTTCGAGTCCCAGGTGTCGTGGAAGGGCGCGCTCGAGGCCTTCGCCGAGGGCTACCACTTCCCCTTTGTCCACGGCGAGAGCGTGATCGGGCAGAACACGCTTCCGAACACGGGTGTCTACGACGAGTTCGGAAAGCACCACCGCATCGGATTTCCATTCAACTGGGTCACCAACCTCGACCAGGATCCGTCGGGATCGTGGGATCCGCATCAGAACATGGGCGTCATCTACTGGATCTACCCGAACCTCATCCTGGCCAACAGTCCGATCGGTGTTGAGATCATCGACATCCTGCCGGCCGGGGAGCCCACTCGGTGCACCGTACGGCACAGCTGGATGGGCCGAGTACCGGCGACAAATGATGAGATGCGCGCGGTCTACGACCAGGTGTACGAGGGCGTTCACGCTGCGGTGCGTGACGAAGACTTTACGATGCTGCCCCAGTGCGGGGAAGCTGTCCGCCACGGCCAACACGACCATATGATCATCGGCCGCAACGAGATTGGTGTGCAGCACATGATCAAGGTGTTCGCCGAGGAACTCGGCGTAGCCGTGCAGTAG
- a CDS encoding TetR/AcrR family transcriptional regulator, with protein MRRHGWAGDVPIDDEEAVGRIISAARSSIDARGTVSVSEVAAKLGVTRQTVYRYFPTQDALLAATALSAVGEFLDRLADELGTLSDPTTAVIEGIAYTLEQLPHDRYLGLVMQPGKASAFAAGITSDLSISFGRSILERFDVDWAATGFTGPHLDELVEFMLRTFQSFILDPIDATRRGDELRAYLRRWIAPAVNERSSKPIPAG; from the coding sequence ATGCGACGGCACGGATGGGCGGGCGACGTACCCATCGACGACGAGGAGGCGGTGGGACGGATCATCAGTGCCGCGCGCTCCTCGATCGATGCGCGGGGCACCGTGAGCGTGTCCGAAGTGGCGGCGAAGTTGGGCGTGACCCGACAGACCGTTTACCGATACTTCCCCACCCAGGACGCCTTGCTGGCGGCGACAGCGCTATCGGCCGTCGGTGAATTCCTCGACCGGCTGGCAGACGAACTCGGCACGCTGAGTGACCCGACGACAGCCGTGATCGAGGGGATCGCCTACACACTCGAGCAGCTACCCCATGACCGGTACCTCGGATTGGTGATGCAACCAGGCAAAGCCAGCGCATTTGCCGCGGGCATCACATCCGACCTGTCGATCTCGTTCGGACGCTCCATCCTGGAACGCTTCGACGTCGATTGGGCCGCAACCGGTTTCACCGGACCACATCTCGACGAACTCGTCGAATTCATGCTCCGTACGTTCCAGTCCTTCATCTTGGACCCCATCGACGCGACCCGCCGCGGCGACGAGCTGCGCGCCTACCTTCGGCGTTGGATCGCACCGGCAGTCAACGAACGGTCAAGCAAGCCGATCCCGGCCGGGTAA
- a CDS encoding AAA family ATPase, with protein sequence MKLHRLVLSNYRGITYREIDFPDHGVVVVCGANEIGKTSMIEALDLLLESKDRSTKKDVKQVKPTHADVGSEVSAEISTGPYRFVYTKCFHKRPRTELTILEPRREQLTGDEAHDRVRSMLAETVDTELWHAQRVLQAGSTSAVDLSGCDALSRALDVAAGDAAETPDTSGGDSLLIERIDAEYARYFTATGKPTGEWGSAIGQLKAANDEVARCAAAMAEVDERVARHAELAEQLAALSGQRDVVTQRCAAAEAAAAALTELRTQLDNATLVARAAAATSAASAAAQAERSRLHTEVEARTTRIAELDTEVAAALDAEATAREVAEIASAAAVRSAAEVDAAQATLVTAQRAVAALANREQADRLAAQIARIDSAQAELGQIDTQLAGITLTAEVMADIESAAALVQRCEAQLASTATTVEFTAAAEVELTVDGEVVRLAAGQRWTPPVSAATTVELPGLLSIRVDPGVTTAGIQEKVVAAQRLLTEALQQGGATDLDGARDIDRRRRDLISSRDQASATVTALLGGEDLEQLRSRLANLRAGFDPTVAVDHETAHAALAAAEQALAAVKVQAGADARVAAEAEAQRVKKAIATTVLAAKAADASAELGTLQERLVGLRTAAGDDEVAAQAAADAEAKRAAEAVAAQLTERYAAADPATVAAEQAAASSAAAALRRDTDELERALNDLTVELGVIGSEGRQGSLDAAQAALQHARAEHDRVSRRARSAHLLRSVMTRHRDNTRQRYVEPFRKEIERLGKPVFGPTFEVEVDSALRICNRTLDGCTVPYDSLSGGAKEQLGILARLAGAALVAKEDTVPVIIDDALGFTDPQRLTKMGAVFDTVGNHGQVIVLTCMPARYLGVQEAHLIELSA encoded by the coding sequence ATGAAACTGCACCGGCTTGTCCTGAGCAACTACCGCGGAATCACCTACCGCGAGATCGACTTTCCCGACCACGGTGTCGTCGTGGTCTGCGGGGCCAACGAGATCGGCAAGACGTCGATGATCGAGGCGCTCGATCTGCTGCTGGAGTCCAAGGACCGCTCGACCAAGAAGGACGTCAAGCAGGTCAAGCCCACCCACGCCGACGTCGGCTCCGAGGTGTCCGCCGAGATCAGCACGGGCCCTTACCGATTCGTCTACACCAAGTGCTTCCACAAGCGGCCCAGGACCGAGCTGACCATCCTCGAGCCGCGCCGCGAACAGCTCACCGGCGACGAGGCACACGACCGGGTGCGGTCGATGCTGGCCGAGACCGTGGACACCGAACTGTGGCATGCCCAGCGGGTGTTGCAGGCCGGCTCGACGTCGGCGGTGGATCTGTCCGGGTGTGACGCACTGTCGCGCGCGCTGGACGTGGCCGCCGGCGATGCCGCCGAGACCCCCGACACCTCGGGTGGTGATTCGCTGCTCATCGAACGTATCGACGCCGAGTATGCCCGCTACTTCACCGCGACGGGCAAGCCGACCGGTGAATGGGGTTCTGCTATCGGCCAATTGAAGGCCGCCAACGATGAGGTGGCCCGCTGCGCGGCCGCGATGGCCGAGGTCGACGAGCGGGTGGCCCGCCACGCCGAGCTGGCGGAGCAGCTCGCGGCCCTGTCGGGCCAGCGGGACGTCGTCACACAGCGCTGCGCGGCCGCCGAAGCCGCGGCCGCGGCGCTGACCGAACTTCGAACCCAACTTGACAACGCCACCCTGGTCGCCAGGGCGGCGGCCGCCACCAGTGCGGCGTCGGCTGCCGCGCAGGCTGAGCGCTCACGGTTGCACACCGAGGTCGAGGCGCGCACCACGCGGATCGCGGAGTTGGATACCGAGGTCGCCGCTGCGCTCGACGCCGAGGCGACGGCACGTGAGGTCGCCGAGATCGCGTCTGCGGCAGCGGTGCGCTCGGCCGCCGAGGTGGACGCGGCACAGGCCACGCTGGTGACTGCGCAGCGGGCGGTCGCCGCGCTGGCCAACCGTGAGCAGGCCGATCGGCTCGCAGCCCAGATCGCCCGGATCGACAGTGCGCAAGCCGAACTCGGCCAGATCGACACGCAGCTCGCGGGCATCACGTTGACCGCCGAGGTGATGGCCGATATCGAGTCGGCGGCGGCTCTGGTGCAGCGCTGCGAGGCGCAGCTTGCCTCGACCGCCACCACCGTCGAGTTCACCGCGGCGGCCGAGGTGGAACTGACGGTCGACGGTGAGGTGGTGCGACTCGCCGCGGGGCAGCGCTGGACGCCGCCGGTGTCCGCCGCGACCACTGTCGAGCTGCCCGGCCTGCTCAGTATCCGGGTCGACCCGGGTGTCACCACCGCCGGAATCCAGGAGAAAGTTGTTGCCGCGCAACGGCTCCTGACCGAAGCCCTGCAGCAGGGCGGTGCCACCGATCTGGACGGCGCCCGCGATATCGACCGGCGCCGCCGTGACCTGATCAGCAGCCGCGACCAGGCCTCGGCCACGGTGACGGCTCTGCTCGGCGGGGAGGACCTCGAGCAGCTGCGGTCCCGGCTGGCTAACTTGCGGGCCGGGTTCGATCCGACGGTTGCGGTCGACCACGAGACCGCACATGCCGCGCTTGCCGCCGCCGAGCAGGCCCTGGCGGCGGTGAAGGTGCAGGCAGGTGCCGATGCCCGGGTGGCCGCTGAAGCCGAGGCTCAGCGGGTCAAGAAGGCCATTGCCACAACGGTTCTCGCGGCAAAGGCCGCCGACGCCAGCGCGGAGCTGGGCACGTTGCAGGAGCGGCTGGTCGGACTGCGGACAGCGGCGGGAGACGACGAGGTGGCCGCGCAGGCGGCCGCGGATGCCGAGGCCAAGCGGGCGGCGGAGGCGGTGGCCGCGCAGCTGACCGAACGCTATGCGGCAGCCGACCCGGCCACTGTTGCCGCCGAGCAGGCCGCGGCCAGCAGTGCTGCCGCGGCACTGCGGCGCGACACCGACGAGCTCGAGCGCGCGCTCAACGATCTCACCGTCGAACTCGGCGTCATCGGCAGCGAAGGCCGCCAGGGCAGCCTTGATGCCGCGCAGGCCGCGCTGCAGCACGCCCGGGCCGAGCATGACCGGGTCTCGCGGCGGGCGCGGTCGGCACATCTGTTGCGGTCGGTGATGACGCGGCACCGCGACAACACCCGCCAGCGGTACGTCGAACCGTTCCGCAAGGAGATCGAGCGGCTCGGTAAGCCGGTGTTCGGCCCGACATTCGAAGTCGAGGTCGACAGCGCGCTGAGGATCTGTAACCGCACGCTCGACGGCTGCACGGTGCCCTACGACTCGCTGTCCGGCGGCGCCAAGGAGCAGCTGGGCATCCTGGCCCGGCTGGCCGGAGCCGCGCTGGTGGCCAAGGAGGACACCGTGCCAGTGATCATCGACGACGCACTCGGTTTCACCGATCCGCAGCGGCTGACGAAGATGGGCGCGGTGTTCGACACCGTCGGCAACCATGGGCAGGTCATCGTGCTGACGTGCATGCCGGCGCGCTATCTCGGTGTGCAGGAGGCGCACCTCATCGAACTGAGCGCCTGA
- a CDS encoding metallophosphoesterase family protein — protein sequence MRFLHTADWQLGMTRHFLEGEAQPRYSAARRDAVAGLGALAREADVEFVVVAGDVFEHNQLAPKVISQSLEAMRAIGVPVYLLPGNHDPLDASSVYTSALFTAECPDNVIVLDRAGLWNVRPGVQLVVAPWRSKSPTTDLVGAVLADVPADGTTRVVVAHGGVDILDPDPTRPSLIRMAGLADAIERGAVHYAALGDKHSRTCVGDSGRVWYSGSPEVTNYDHVESDPGHVLVVDVDENDPAHPVTVQTRDVGRWRFLTLHRQVNDSRDIADLDLNLDLMADKDRTVVQLGLTGTLTVSDRAALDGCLNKYSRLFAYLGTWDRHTDLAVMPADGEFDDLGIGGFAAAALGELLDTARSDAGDAAQDAQGALGLLLRLAGGSAA from the coding sequence ATGCGCTTCCTGCACACCGCCGACTGGCAGCTCGGCATGACGCGGCACTTCCTGGAGGGGGAGGCACAGCCGCGGTATTCGGCTGCCCGGCGTGACGCGGTGGCCGGCCTCGGCGCGCTGGCGCGGGAGGCCGACGTGGAGTTCGTCGTCGTCGCCGGGGACGTGTTCGAGCACAACCAGCTCGCCCCGAAGGTGATCAGCCAGTCGCTGGAAGCCATGCGCGCCATCGGCGTGCCGGTGTACCTGCTGCCTGGCAACCACGATCCGCTGGACGCGTCCTCGGTCTATACCAGTGCATTGTTCACCGCTGAGTGCCCCGACAACGTCATCGTCCTCGACCGGGCCGGGCTCTGGAACGTGCGCCCCGGTGTGCAACTTGTCGTCGCGCCGTGGCGCTCGAAGTCGCCGACCACCGACCTCGTTGGCGCGGTGCTGGCCGACGTGCCTGCCGACGGAACCACCCGGGTCGTCGTCGCCCACGGCGGCGTCGACATCCTCGACCCGGACCCAACCCGGCCGTCGCTGATCCGGATGGCCGGTCTGGCTGACGCCATCGAGCGCGGCGCCGTGCACTATGCGGCGTTGGGGGACAAGCACTCCCGCACCTGCGTCGGGGACAGCGGGCGGGTCTGGTACTCCGGATCGCCGGAGGTCACCAACTACGACCACGTGGAATCCGACCCGGGCCACGTGCTGGTGGTCGACGTCGACGAGAACGACCCCGCCCACCCCGTGACGGTGCAGACCCGCGACGTCGGACGCTGGCGGTTTCTGACCCTGCACCGACAGGTCAACGACAGCCGCGACATCGCGGACCTGGATCTCAATCTGGACCTGATGGCCGACAAGGACCGCACGGTGGTCCAACTCGGGCTCACCGGGACGCTCACAGTCAGCGACCGCGCGGCGCTGGACGGCTGCCTGAACAAGTACTCCCGGCTGTTCGCCTACCTGGGCACCTGGGACCGCCATACCGACCTCGCCGTGATGCCGGCCGACGGCGAGTTCGACGACCTCGGCATCGGCGGGTTCGCCGCCGCGGCTCTCGGCGAACTCCTCGACACCGCCCGCAGCGATGCGGGGGACGCGGCCCAGGACGCCCAGGGCGCGCTCGGACTGCTGCTGCGATTGGCCGGGGGGAGTGCGGCATGA
- a CDS encoding SixA phosphatase family protein produces MRHAKSDYPTGVVDHQRPLAPRGIREAGLAGDWLRGNVPSIERVLCSSATRTRQTLDRTGIIAPVEYSDRLYGATPGTMIEEINGVPDEVNALLVVGHEPTVSQVALGLADPQESDHDAAAQISMKFPTSGIAVLRVPVSWSALELSGAGLIAFHVPR; encoded by the coding sequence ATGCGTCACGCCAAGTCGGATTACCCCACCGGCGTCGTCGACCATCAGCGGCCGCTGGCTCCGCGCGGCATCCGCGAGGCCGGCCTGGCAGGCGACTGGCTACGCGGCAATGTGCCCTCGATCGAGCGGGTGCTGTGCTCGTCGGCGACCAGGACCCGCCAGACCCTGGACCGCACCGGCATCATCGCACCCGTGGAGTACTCCGACCGGCTCTACGGCGCCACCCCGGGCACGATGATCGAGGAGATCAACGGCGTGCCCGACGAGGTGAACGCACTGCTGGTGGTCGGCCACGAACCGACGGTCTCGCAGGTCGCGCTCGGCCTGGCCGACCCGCAGGAGTCCGATCACGACGCCGCGGCGCAGATCTCGATGAAGTTCCCCACCTCGGGCATCGCGGTGCTGCGCGTGCCGGTCAGCTGGTCAGCGCTGGAACTCAGCGGCGCCGGGCTGATCGCGTTTCATGTTCCCAGGTGA
- a CDS encoding DUF3558 domain-containing protein yields MLSALAVVTGCARTVDGTAAKSGSGPVDRNDNSAQQYPNLLKECDVLTTDILAKTVGADPLDIQSTFVGAVCRWQAANPAGLVDITRFWYEQGSLDNERQVAGFLKYQVENRAIAGVPSIVMRTSDPNGGCGVASDAAGVVGWWVNPQAPGIDACGQAIKLMELTLATNS; encoded by the coding sequence ATGCTCTCGGCCCTGGCCGTGGTGACCGGTTGCGCCCGCACGGTCGACGGCACGGCGGCCAAGTCTGGTTCCGGCCCGGTCGACCGCAACGACAACTCCGCGCAGCAGTACCCCAACCTGCTCAAGGAATGCGACGTCCTGACCACCGACATCCTGGCCAAGACCGTCGGCGCCGACCCGCTGGACATCCAGAGCACCTTCGTCGGCGCGGTGTGCCGCTGGCAGGCCGCCAACCCGGCCGGCCTGGTCGACATCACCCGGTTCTGGTACGAGCAGGGCAGTCTGGACAACGAGCGCCAGGTCGCGGGATTCCTGAAGTATCAGGTCGAGAACCGCGCGATCGCGGGTGTGCCGTCGATCGTGATGCGCACCAGCGACCCCAACGGGGGCTGCGGTGTGGCCAGCGACGCCGCCGGTGTGGTCGGGTGGTGGGTCAACCCGCAGGCGCCCGGTATCGACGCGTGCGGCCAGGCGATCAAGCTGATGGAGTTGACGCTCGCCACGAACTCCTAG
- a CDS encoding DUF3558 domain-containing protein, producing MTAARKLAVAALAVAAAAMSGCSSDSSGPGPQSSAPSAPSPANAKHGPMFPECGGITDQTIAEQTRVTGLVNTAKNSVGCQWLAGGGILGPHFSFTWYRGSPIGRERKTEELSRTSVEDINIEGHGGFIAVGTDPTLGDNLCEIGIQFNDDFIEWSVSFAEKPFPPACDVAKELTRQTIVNGK from the coding sequence ATGACAGCGGCGCGCAAACTGGCCGTAGCGGCGCTGGCCGTCGCGGCAGCCGCGATGAGCGGATGCTCCTCGGACTCCAGTGGACCCGGGCCGCAATCGTCGGCGCCGTCGGCTCCGTCGCCGGCCAACGCCAAGCACGGCCCGATGTTCCCCGAGTGCGGTGGCATCACCGATCAGACCATCGCCGAGCAGACTCGGGTCACCGGCCTGGTCAACACCGCGAAGAACTCGGTCGGCTGCCAGTGGCTGGCCGGTGGCGGCATTCTCGGCCCACACTTCTCCTTCACCTGGTACCGCGGCAGCCCGATCGGGCGCGAACGCAAGACCGAGGAGTTATCGCGCACCAGCGTCGAGGACATCAACATCGAGGGCCACGGCGGGTTCATCGCGGTCGGCACTGATCCGACTCTGGGGGACAACCTGTGCGAGATCGGCATTCAGTTCAACGACGACTTCATCGAGTGGTCGGTCAGCTTCGCCGAGAAGCCGTTCCCGCCGGCCTGCGACGTCGCCAAGGAACTGACCCGGCAGACGATTGTGAACGGCAAATGA